The following proteins are co-located in the Streptomyces sp. NBC_01198 genome:
- a CDS encoding biotin--[acetyl-CoA-carboxylase] ligase — MTSSRWSDLDRPPLNAAALRRAVVTADSLWSGLDVVEATGSTNSDLTARAAAGAAEGTVLVAEEQTAGRGRLDRRWSAPARSGLFFSVLLRPGAAAPDADSRGAAGDAAAAGGVFAPVPVHRWGWLPLLAGVATATALSRTAGVDTALKWPNDLLVTVEGEERKAGGMLAERTGESSVVIGIGVNVSLRAAELPVPTAASLALAGAQGTDRDPLLRAVLRSLADWYDAWRAAGGDPAASRLQQTYAAGCATLGRQVRAELPGGRELAGTAVAVDGDGRLVIAGPDGEQPVGAGDVVHLRPAR, encoded by the coding sequence ATGACGTCCAGCCGCTGGTCCGACCTCGACCGACCGCCGCTCAACGCCGCCGCGCTGCGCCGCGCGGTGGTCACCGCCGACTCGCTGTGGAGCGGGCTCGACGTTGTGGAGGCCACCGGCTCCACCAACAGCGACCTCACCGCCAGGGCCGCGGCGGGCGCCGCCGAGGGCACGGTGCTGGTCGCCGAGGAGCAGACCGCGGGGCGCGGCCGGCTGGACCGGCGCTGGAGCGCGCCCGCGCGCTCCGGGCTGTTCTTCTCGGTGCTGCTGCGGCCCGGCGCGGCGGCGCCGGACGCCGACAGCCGCGGTGCGGCGGGTGACGCGGCGGCGGCCGGCGGGGTGTTCGCGCCCGTGCCGGTGCACCGCTGGGGCTGGCTGCCGCTGCTGGCCGGGGTCGCCACCGCCACCGCGCTGTCCCGCACGGCCGGTGTCGACACGGCTCTCAAATGGCCCAACGACCTGCTGGTCACCGTCGAGGGCGAGGAGCGCAAGGCCGGCGGCATGCTGGCCGAGCGGACCGGGGAGAGCAGCGTCGTCATCGGCATCGGCGTCAACGTCTCGCTGCGCGCGGCGGAACTGCCGGTCCCCACCGCCGCCTCCCTCGCCCTGGCCGGCGCCCAGGGCACCGACCGCGACCCGCTGCTGCGGGCCGTGCTGCGCTCCCTCGCCGACTGGTACGACGCCTGGCGCGCGGCCGGCGGCGACCCGGCCGCCTCCCGGCTCCAGCAGACCTACGCGGCCGGCTGCGCGACCCTCGGCCGCCAGGTGCGCGCGGAGCTGCCAGGCGGCCGGGAGCTGGCCGGCACGGCGGTCGCCGTCGACGGCGACGGGCGGCTGGTGATCGCCGGGCCCGACGGCGAGCAGCCGGTCGGCGCCGGCGACGTCGTCCACCTGCGGCCCGCCCGGTGA
- a CDS encoding acyl-CoA carboxylase subunit beta, whose amino-acid sequence MAEPDYDIHTTAGKLADLRRRIQEANHAGSGRAVEKQHAKGKLTARERIELLLDDDSFTELDELARHRSTNFGLEANRPYGDGVITGYGTVEGRPVAVFSQDFTVFGGALGEVYGEKIVKVMDFALKTGCPVIGINDSGGARIQEGVTSLGMYGEIFRRNTHASGVIPQISLIMGPCAGGAVYSPAITDFVVMVDQTSHMFITGPDVIKTVTGEDVGMEELGGARTHNSTSGNAHHLAGDEKDAFEYVKALLSYLPSNNLEEAPSFAAPADLAPTPEDLELDTLIPDSANQPYDMHRVIEHVLDDGEFLETQDLFAPNIITGYGRIEGRPVGLVANQPLQFAGCLDINASEKAARFVRTCDSFNIPVVTFVDVPGFLPGTSQEWDGIIRRGAKLIYAYAEATVPLITIITRKAYGGAYDVMGSKHLGADLNLAWPTAQIAVMGAQGAVNILHRRTLAEAETPEAAEELRGQLITDYEDTLLNPYIAAERGYVDAVIPPSQTRCELVKALRTLRNKRESLPPKKHGNIPL is encoded by the coding sequence ATGGCCGAGCCGGACTACGACATCCACACGACCGCGGGGAAGCTCGCGGACCTGCGCCGCCGTATCCAGGAGGCGAACCACGCGGGATCCGGGCGGGCGGTGGAGAAACAGCACGCCAAGGGCAAGCTGACCGCCCGTGAGCGGATCGAACTGCTGCTGGACGACGACTCCTTCACCGAACTGGACGAGCTGGCCCGGCACCGCTCGACCAACTTCGGCCTGGAGGCCAACCGCCCCTACGGCGACGGCGTCATCACCGGCTACGGCACCGTCGAGGGCCGCCCGGTCGCGGTGTTCTCGCAGGACTTCACGGTCTTCGGCGGCGCGCTCGGCGAGGTCTACGGCGAGAAGATCGTCAAGGTGATGGACTTCGCACTGAAGACCGGCTGCCCGGTCATCGGCATCAACGACTCCGGCGGCGCCCGCATCCAGGAGGGCGTCACCTCGCTCGGGATGTACGGCGAGATCTTCCGCCGCAACACCCACGCCTCGGGCGTGATCCCGCAGATCAGCCTGATCATGGGCCCGTGCGCGGGCGGCGCGGTCTACTCCCCCGCCATCACCGACTTCGTGGTGATGGTGGATCAGACCTCGCACATGTTCATCACCGGTCCCGATGTGATCAAGACGGTGACCGGCGAGGACGTCGGCATGGAGGAGCTGGGCGGCGCGCGCACCCACAACTCCACCTCGGGCAACGCCCACCACCTGGCCGGTGACGAGAAGGACGCCTTCGAGTACGTCAAGGCGCTGCTGTCCTACCTGCCGAGCAACAACCTGGAGGAGGCGCCCTCCTTCGCCGCTCCGGCGGACCTGGCGCCGACCCCGGAGGACCTGGAACTCGACACGCTGATCCCGGACTCGGCCAACCAGCCCTACGACATGCACCGGGTCATCGAGCATGTCCTGGACGACGGAGAATTCCTGGAGACCCAGGACCTCTTCGCGCCGAACATCATCACCGGTTACGGCCGTATCGAGGGCCGCCCGGTGGGCCTGGTGGCCAACCAGCCGCTGCAGTTCGCCGGCTGCCTGGACATCAACGCGTCCGAGAAGGCCGCGCGCTTCGTGCGCACCTGTGACAGCTTCAACATCCCCGTGGTCACTTTCGTCGACGTCCCCGGTTTCCTGCCCGGCACCAGCCAGGAGTGGGACGGCATCATCCGCCGCGGTGCCAAACTGATCTACGCGTACGCCGAGGCCACAGTTCCGCTGATCACGATCATCACCCGTAAGGCGTACGGCGGCGCCTACGACGTGATGGGCTCCAAGCACCTGGGCGCGGACCTCAACCTGGCCTGGCCCACGGCCCAGATCGCGGTGATGGGCGCGCAGGGCGCCGTCAACATCCTGCACCGCCGCACGCTGGCGGAGGCGGAGACCCCGGAGGCGGCCGAGGAGCTGCGTGGTCAGCTCATCACCGACTACGAGGACACCCTGCTCAACCCCTACATCGCCGCCGAGCGGGGGTATGTGGACGCGGTCATCCCGCCCTCGCAGACCCGTTGCGAGCTGGTCAAGGCCCTGCGCACGCTGCGCAACAAGCGGGAGAGCCTGCCGCCGAAGAAGCACGGCAACATCCCGCTGTAG